One window of the Klebsiella oxytoca genome contains the following:
- a CDS encoding YshB family small membrane protein — MLESLINIISSGVAAGHTPQTAIAAVLCAAMVGLFS, encoded by the coding sequence ATGCTTGAATCACTTATTAATATTATATCGAGCGGCGTCGCAGCTGGTCATACGCCGCAGACGGCAATAGCTGCCGTTCTGTGCGCGGCGATGGTTGGGCTGTTTAGCTGA
- the yihI gene encoding Der GTPase-activating protein YihI, producing MKKPTSVPRGKKNRKTREELNQEARERKHQKKHRGHAAGSRATGGEAASAAKKQGQQQDPRIGSKKPIPLGVTESAPAVKQHKPKSEKPMLSPQAELDLLENDERLDALLERLEEGGTLNAEEQTWVDAKLDRIDELMQQLGLSYDDDEDEEEEERKEDMMRLLKGGN from the coding sequence ATGAAAAAACCGACATCCGTACCTCGCGGCAAAAAAAATCGCAAAACGCGCGAAGAATTGAATCAGGAAGCACGCGAACGCAAGCATCAGAAGAAGCATCGCGGCCATGCGGCAGGAAGTCGTGCTACCGGCGGTGAAGCCGCATCAGCAGCCAAAAAACAAGGTCAGCAGCAAGATCCCCGAATTGGCAGTAAAAAACCAATCCCGCTGGGCGTAACTGAAAGCGCTCCGGCAGTTAAGCAGCATAAACCAAAGAGCGAGAAACCTATGCTTTCACCGCAGGCTGAGCTGGATTTGCTGGAGAACGATGAGCGCCTGGACGCGCTGCTGGAACGACTGGAAGAGGGTGGCACCCTGAATGCAGAAGAGCAAACCTGGGTCGATGCCAAACTGGATCGCATTGATGAGCTGATGCAGCAGCTGGGCCTCTCCTACGATGACGACGAAGATGAAGAAGAGGAAGAGCGCAAAGAAGATATGATGCGCCTGCTGAAGGGTGGAAACTAA
- the yihA gene encoding ribosome biogenesis GTP-binding protein YihA/YsxC, producing the protein MTNWNYQLTHFVTSAPDIRHLPADTGIEVAFAGRSNAGKSSALNTLTNQKSLARTSKTPGRTQLINLFEVADGKRLVDLPGYGYAQVPEEMKIKWQRALGEYLEKRLCLKGLVVLMDIRHPLKDLDQQMIQWAVESDIPVLVLLTKADKLASGARKAQLNMVREAVTAFNGDVQVEAFSSLKKQGVDKLRQKLDSWYNDIPPQEEPEGGE; encoded by the coding sequence TTGACCAACTGGAATTATCAACTGACGCATTTTGTCACTAGCGCACCGGATATCCGCCATCTTCCTGCCGATACCGGCATTGAAGTGGCATTTGCTGGCCGCTCTAACGCCGGGAAATCCAGCGCTCTGAACACCCTGACTAACCAGAAAAGCCTGGCTCGTACTTCAAAGACCCCTGGTCGTACGCAGCTTATCAACCTGTTTGAAGTTGCTGATGGCAAACGCCTGGTCGACCTTCCGGGCTACGGCTATGCTCAGGTTCCGGAAGAGATGAAGATTAAGTGGCAGCGCGCGCTGGGCGAATACCTGGAGAAGCGCCTGTGCCTGAAAGGTCTGGTTGTCTTAATGGATATCCGTCACCCGCTTAAAGATCTCGATCAGCAGATGATCCAATGGGCAGTCGAAAGCGATATTCCTGTTTTGGTGCTGTTGACCAAAGCCGATAAGCTGGCAAGCGGCGCGCGGAAAGCGCAGCTCAACATGGTTCGTGAAGCGGTTACTGCTTTTAACGGAGATGTGCAGGTAGAAGCGTTTTCTTCTCTGAAGAAGCAAGGCGTGGATAAACTGCGCCAGAAGCTGGACAGCTGGTATAACGATATCCCACCCCAGGAAGAACCTGAAGGCGGCGAATAA
- the glnG gene encoding nitrogen regulation protein NR(I): MQRGIAWIVDDDSSIRWVLERALTGAGLSCTTFESGNEVLDALTTKTPDVLLSDIRMPGMDGLALLKQIKQRHPMLPVIIMTAHSDLDAAVSAYQQGAFDYLPKPFDIDEAVALVDRAISHYQEQQQPRNTPINSPTADIIGEAPAMQDVFRIIGRLSRSSISVLINGESGTGKELVAHALHRHSPRAKAPFIALNMAAIPKDLIESELFGHEKGAFTGANTVRQGRFEQADGGTLFLDEIGDMPLDVQTRLLRVLADGQFYRVGGYAPVKVDVRIIAATHQNLELRVQEGKFREDLFHRLNVIRVHLPPLRERREDIPRLARHFLQIAARELGVEAKQLHPETEIALTRLAWPGNVRQLENTCRWLTVMAAGQEVLTQDLPSELFETAIPDNPTQMLPDSWATLLGQWADRALRSGHQNLLSEAQPEMERTLLTTALRHTQGHKQEAARLLGWGRNTLTRKLKELGME, from the coding sequence ATGCAACGAGGGATAGCATGGATCGTGGACGACGATAGCTCCATCCGTTGGGTGCTTGAACGCGCGCTCACCGGGGCAGGCTTGAGTTGTACAACGTTTGAAAGCGGCAACGAGGTGCTTGACGCCCTCACCACCAAAACCCCGGATGTGCTGCTGTCTGATATCCGCATGCCGGGAATGGACGGGCTGGCGCTGTTGAAACAAATTAAACAGCGCCATCCGATGCTTCCGGTCATCATAATGACGGCGCATTCGGATCTGGATGCGGCGGTCAGCGCCTACCAGCAAGGCGCTTTTGATTATCTGCCGAAACCGTTTGATATTGACGAAGCAGTGGCGCTGGTTGACCGTGCAATTAGCCATTACCAGGAGCAGCAGCAGCCGCGAAATACGCCGATTAATAGCCCGACGGCCGATATCATCGGTGAAGCGCCGGCAATGCAGGACGTTTTTCGCATCATCGGTCGCCTGTCGCGTTCTTCAATCAGCGTGCTGATTAACGGGGAGTCCGGTACCGGTAAAGAGCTGGTTGCTCATGCTCTTCACCGCCACAGTCCGCGCGCCAAGGCACCGTTTATCGCGCTGAATATGGCAGCAATTCCTAAAGACTTGATTGAATCAGAACTGTTTGGCCACGAGAAAGGGGCTTTTACCGGCGCCAATACCGTGCGTCAGGGACGCTTTGAGCAGGCGGACGGCGGAACGCTGTTTCTCGATGAGATCGGCGATATGCCGCTGGATGTCCAGACCCGCCTGCTGCGCGTGCTGGCTGATGGCCAGTTTTATCGCGTGGGCGGCTATGCGCCGGTGAAAGTGGATGTGCGCATCATTGCCGCAACCCACCAGAACCTTGAGCTGCGCGTCCAGGAAGGAAAATTCCGCGAGGACTTATTCCACCGCCTGAACGTGATACGCGTCCATCTGCCGCCGCTGCGCGAGCGTCGGGAAGATATTCCGCGCCTGGCGAGGCATTTCCTGCAAATTGCCGCTCGTGAACTGGGCGTGGAGGCCAAACAGCTGCATCCGGAGACGGAGATAGCGTTAACCCGGCTGGCGTGGCCGGGCAACGTACGTCAGCTGGAAAACACCTGTCGATGGCTGACGGTGATGGCCGCAGGCCAGGAGGTTCTGACGCAGGATCTTCCCAGCGAGCTATTTGAAACCGCGATACCGGATAACCCGACGCAAATGCTTCCGGATAGCTGGGCCACGCTGCTGGGACAATGGGCCGATCGCGCTTTACGTTCCGGTCATCAAAACCTGCTCTCGGAAGCGCAGCCTGAGATGGAGCGTACACTGCTGACCACCGCGTTACGCCATACTCAGGGGCATAAACAGGAAGCGGCACGCTTGCTTGGCTGGGGTCGTAACACCCTGACCCGTAAGTTAAAAGAGCTGGGAATGGAGTAG
- the hemN gene encoding oxygen-independent coproporphyrinogen III oxidase, with protein sequence MSVQLIDWDLALIQKYNYSGPRYTSYPTALEFSPEFGAAEFDAAVARYPQRPLSLYVHIPFCHKLCYFCGCNKIVTRQQHKADQYLDVLEQEIIHRAPLFVGRKVNQLHWGGGTPTYLNKAQISLLMGLLRTHFNFNADAEISIEVDPREIELDVLDHLRSEGFNRLSMGVQDFNKEVQRLVNREQDEEFIFALLNHAREIGFTSTNIDLIYGLPKQTPQSFAYTLQKVAELNPDRLSVFNYAHLPTLFAAQRKIKDADLPSAEQKLDILQETIASLTTAGYQFIGMDHFARPDDELAIAQREGILHRNFQGYTTQGDTDLLGMGVSAISMIGDCYAQNQKELKQYYQQVDETGTALWRGIALTRDDCIRRDVIKALICNFRLDFTAIEAQWELDFGSYFAQDLQLLAPLAKDGLVDVDDKGIQVTPKGRLLIRNICMCFDAYLRQKARMQQFSRVI encoded by the coding sequence ATGTCTGTGCAGTTAATCGACTGGGATCTGGCCCTGATCCAGAAATATAACTATTCCGGGCCACGTTATACTTCGTACCCAACCGCGCTGGAGTTTTCTCCAGAATTTGGCGCAGCCGAATTTGATGCGGCGGTAGCCCGCTATCCGCAGCGCCCCCTGTCGCTGTATGTACATATCCCGTTTTGCCATAAGCTCTGCTATTTCTGCGGCTGTAATAAAATCGTTACCCGTCAGCAGCATAAGGCCGACCAGTATCTGGATGTTCTTGAGCAGGAGATTATTCACCGCGCACCGCTTTTTGTCGGCCGCAAGGTAAATCAGCTGCACTGGGGCGGCGGTACGCCGACATATTTAAACAAGGCACAAATTAGCCTTTTGATGGGTTTACTGCGCACGCATTTCAATTTTAACGCAGATGCAGAGATCTCTATCGAGGTTGATCCGCGGGAAATCGAGCTTGATGTACTGGATCATTTACGCAGCGAAGGTTTTAATCGCCTGAGTATGGGAGTCCAGGATTTCAATAAAGAAGTGCAGCGCCTGGTAAACCGCGAGCAGGATGAAGAGTTTATCTTCGCGCTGCTGAACCATGCGCGCGAAATTGGTTTTACCTCTACTAATATTGACCTGATTTACGGCCTGCCAAAACAAACGCCGCAGAGCTTTGCTTATACGTTACAGAAAGTAGCCGAGCTCAACCCCGATCGTCTCAGCGTATTCAACTATGCGCACCTGCCAACGCTTTTTGCCGCGCAGCGCAAAATCAAAGATGCCGACTTACCTTCGGCAGAGCAGAAGCTGGACATTCTCCAGGAAACAATTGCTTCGCTGACGACCGCGGGATATCAGTTTATCGGCATGGACCACTTTGCCCGTCCGGATGATGAGCTGGCGATAGCCCAGCGTGAAGGCATTCTGCATCGCAATTTCCAGGGGTACACCACTCAGGGGGATACTGACCTGCTGGGTATGGGCGTATCGGCGATCAGCATGATTGGCGACTGCTATGCGCAGAACCAGAAAGAGCTGAAACAGTATTATCAGCAGGTTGATGAAACCGGAACGGCGCTGTGGCGCGGCATTGCGTTGACTCGCGATGACTGTATTCGTCGTGATGTCATTAAAGCGCTGATTTGTAACTTCCGTCTCGATTTCACCGCGATAGAAGCTCAGTGGGAATTAGATTTTGGCAGCTACTTTGCTCAAGATTTGCAGCTTCTGGCGCCGCTGGCCAAAGACGGGCTGGTGGATGTGGATGACAAAGGTATTCAGGTGACGCCAAAAGGTCGGCTGCTGATCCGCAATATCTGCATGTGTTTTGATGCTTATCTGCGGCAGAAGGCCAGAATGCAGCAATTTTCTCGCGTGATATAA
- the glnL gene encoding nitrogen regulation protein NR(II), whose protein sequence is MATGTLPDAGQILNSLINSILLVDDDLAVHYANPAAQQLLAQSSRKLFGTPLPELLSYFSLNIGLMQESLAAGQGFTDNEVTLVIDGRSHILSLTAQRLPEGYILLEMAPMDNQRRLSQEQLQHAQQIAARDLVRGLAHEIKNPLGGLRGAAQLLSKALPDPALMEYTKVIIEQADRLRNLVDRLLGPQHPGMHVTESIHKVAERVVKLVSMELPENVKLVRDYDPSLPELPHDPDQIEQVLLNIVRNALQALGPEGGEITLRTRTAFQLTLHGVRYRLAARIDVEDNGPGIPSHLQDTLFYPMVSGREGGTGLGLSIARSLIDQHSGKIEFTSWPGHTEFSVYLPIRK, encoded by the coding sequence ATGGCAACAGGCACACTGCCCGATGCTGGGCAGATCCTTAACTCTTTAATCAACAGTATCTTACTGGTCGATGACGACCTGGCGGTACATTACGCGAACCCGGCGGCGCAGCAGCTGCTGGCACAAAGTTCTCGTAAGCTCTTCGGCACGCCGCTGCCGGAACTGTTGAGCTATTTCTCGCTGAATATCGGCCTTATGCAAGAGAGCCTCGCTGCAGGTCAAGGGTTTACCGATAACGAGGTCACGCTGGTTATTGATGGCCGCTCCCATATTCTGTCCCTGACCGCACAACGTCTGCCGGAAGGCTATATCCTGCTGGAAATGGCGCCGATGGATAATCAGCGTCGGCTGAGCCAGGAACAGCTGCAGCACGCGCAGCAGATTGCCGCTCGCGACTTAGTGCGCGGTCTGGCCCATGAGATTAAAAACCCTCTGGGAGGCCTGCGTGGCGCGGCCCAGCTGCTGAGCAAAGCGCTGCCCGACCCTGCGCTAATGGAATATACCAAAGTCATTATTGAGCAGGCCGACAGGCTAAGAAATCTGGTCGACCGCCTCCTGGGCCCCCAGCATCCCGGAATGCACGTAACAGAGAGCATCCATAAGGTCGCTGAGCGGGTGGTGAAGCTGGTGTCGATGGAGCTACCGGAGAACGTTAAACTGGTTCGCGACTATGACCCTAGCCTGCCAGAACTCCCGCACGATCCGGACCAAATTGAACAGGTACTGCTGAATATCGTTCGTAATGCGCTGCAGGCGCTGGGACCTGAAGGGGGCGAGATAACTCTGCGCACCCGCACGGCCTTCCAGTTAACCTTGCACGGCGTGCGCTACCGCCTCGCTGCGCGTATTGACGTTGAAGATAACGGCCCTGGAATACCGTCTCATTTACAGGATACGCTGTTTTATCCAATGGTGAGCGGGCGCGAGGGCGGTACCGGACTCGGTCTGTCTATTGCCCGCAGCCTTATCGATCAGCACTCCGGCAAAATTGAATTTACCAGTTGGCCAGGGCATACCGAATTCTCGGTGTACCTGCCTATTCGGAAGTAG